The window GGCAAATACGGTTTTAAGTGATCTATTCATTGCATTACACATCTCGAGGGTTAAAAACACTCCTGTTGCTCCTACCAGGATACCACCTACCATCATTATGGGACTATTAAATGCTATTCCTGCAAGTGCTGTAGCTACTCCTGTAATGGCATTCAGAAAAGACACTAATACAGGCATGTCGGCTCCTCCAATCGGTACTGAAAAGACCACTCCATAACATAAAGACAAGAAACTTACCATTATCAAAAAGTATGTGAAGGGTACATGTACATCCGGAATTATAAAGTAAAACGCTGATACGAGCATTATTGCTACAAGCACTATTACTGTTAACCCTTTTACCACCTTAAAGTTTTTTATACTCTTTACTCCTGAGAGTTTCAGATAGGCTATTAAGCTACCAGAAAAGGAAACAGCTCCTAATACAGCTCCCGATGTTAATACCAATTCATTTAAAAGCTTTATTGGTGTACCGAAAGAGATTGTAGCTTCTGTTAAACTAATAATTACCGCACTCATTCCTCCAAATGCATTAAATAAAGAGACTAATTGAGGTATTCCTGTCATTTCTACTTTATATGCCAAATATCTTCCTATAATTGTTCCTACACTTAAGGCAGAAACCAGAAAGACTACATTAGTTATTTTGGAGGACTGGTTCAACACTAGTATAATTGTGCCTATTATCGCCAGGGTCATTCCTGCACCTGCGATTAGTTTCATTATTGGCTCTTTTGGGATTCCCCATTAATTTAAGTCCCATGATAAATCCCATTGAGGCCATCAGGTATGTTATATTGATTGCTAGACTCATAAGGTTTATTTGTTTTTTGCGGTTGTAAACATAGTTAACATTCTATGGGTAACGAAAAAGCCTCCTGTGATGTTAATTGTAGCGAGAACTATCGCCAATGCTGCTGCTAGGATCTGCATATAATCATCGGGATTTACTCTCATTAGCTGAATAATAGCGCCTAAAAGAATAATACCACTTATGGCATTCGCACCAGACATTAAAGGTGTATGTATAATGGCCGGTACATTCTTTATGACTTCTATTCCTATAAATAAACTGAAAATCACGACATAGATTCCATCTATATCGGTAATAAAGAACTGGTTCATAAAAGTTAGTTTTGAGTATTGGTTACTATTTTTTGGTTAACTATTTGCCCGTCCTGGACTAATTGGGTAGCGTTAATGATTAGATTCTCTTCCTCCTGGTTATATTCATTAAAATACTTGAGGAATGAGAGGAAGTTATTTGACAAAAGAAAAGATACTGAGCTTGCATGAGCAGAAAGCAAATTGGTATCACCAATAATGGTAACATTTTGATCCGTTTTGTACGTTTCGCTTTTTCTTACCAGTTCGCAATTACCTCCCATTTCTGCAGCTAAATCGACAATAACAGCTCCGGGTTTCATCTGCTTTACTGTTTGCTTTTTAAGAAGAACAGGGGCTTTCCGGCCAAATAATTTAGCGGTGCAAATGACAATATCTACCTCTAATGCTTTTTCATGTAGCACCTGCTCTACTTTTTGAAGATAATCTTCTTTTTGTTCGACGGCATAGCCTCCAGCATTTTTACTGTCTACTGCTCCCTTTATTTCTACAAAGGAGGCTCCAAGACTTTCCACTTCAGTTCTGGAAGACTCACGTACATCAAAGGCATTTACTATGGCTCCAAGTCTTTTTGCCGTAGCGATAGCTTGCAACCCTGCTACTCCGGCTCCAATAACCAGTATTCTGGCAGGTTTTAATGTTCCTCCTGCACCTGATATCATTGGAATTGAAACAGAACAGGCGGTGGCTGCTTTTAAGACCGCCGCATACCCTAATATGGAAGCCGTTGAAGACAAGATGTCCATAGATTGGGCAAGTGTAGTTCTGGGCAATAAATGCAAACTGTACAGTTCTGCTTTCTTTTCTACAAAAGGGGATAAAGCCTGTGAGTTATACAGAAAGTCATATCCTAAAATAAACTTCTTTTTGTCAAGATCATCAAATTCGCTCAGATTAATATTTTCATAACCCAGAATAATATCTGAAGCCTCAACTACTTCTTTAGCCGTATTGCATATTACAGCTCCTTCTTGAGTATAAAGGTTGTCGCCATAGCCTGATTCTATACCAGCACCTTTTTCAATATAAAATGTAAATTGTTCCTTTACAGGTTTTATATGGTACGGACAAGTAACCACCAAAGATGACGGTTCTTTTAAAACTCCTATTTTTTTCATGATTACCTCTTATATGAAGTATTGCAATAATCATAAAACAGGTTGTGCTCGTTTGCAGCTAACGCTACATTTTTGTTGATAGTAATTTTCATTGATAGTTTGTTTATTAGTTTGCTCTTTTTTTAACAAACTTAATGCCGTTTAATCACTTTTTTGCAAAAAACAAAATCAACTACACTTTAAATCGCTTAAAATCAACACATTAAATAGTGTGGTTTAGTCTATGTGTTAAGTAATTGTTTCCACGGTATTTATGTTTCCGGGGAAATATTACTCGGTTGGTGATAATTTACCCAATTGGTTATTTTGTTATGGAGTTATCATGTTATGGAGTGATGGTGTTACATTGTTATCATCGTTAGTTACAGAAGCCCACAGCGGAAAGATAATGTGGTATCAATTAAGTGATAACATGAATAGTGCTTATGTAGTCAAGGTTCTCAAAACAGCCGTCAACAATAGTGTAGGCAACACAAAGCTTATCGATCAGACGGAATTAAGAAAACACAATATCAGACCTTCCATGATTACAGGGTATGATTGTTATCAAAATGCATTAGCCGAGAGAATAAGCGATATCTTAAAAAGTGAATTTTTAATTTATCAATGCAATAACAAAAAAGAACTTGAACTCTTGGTTAAAGAGTGAAACTCTCGATTTTTAACTTACACACTTTAAGGGATAGTATCATATAAAAAAACCAGAGAAGCGAACTCCTCTGGTTTGATTTAACTTTTTTAAAACCGTCAACCTATATCAGGACGACTCAATATTGGTATCGGTTTATTTTGAAACCTGTTTTAGCAATTCATCAACGGCCCGTTTTAACTGTTGATCTTCTCCTTTAGCTTTTGCATCAGGGGTGTTTTCAACAAGGATATCCGGCACGGCAGGGCCTAATTCCATATTTTCATCCGTAGCTTTCACATACCATGCTCTAAACGGCATACGTACGTAAGATCCATCGATCAGGTTTCTTCCTCCTGTAGAAATAACAGCACCGAAAGTTGGTTGTCCAACCAAAGTACCTAATCCTAATGATTTGTATGCATGAGAGAATATCTCTGCATTTGAATAGCTTCGCTCATTACATAGAGCTATAGACGGCTTTGTCCATGCTGCCAGGGGCAAACGCTCACTATACGGATAATAGTCTCTGTATTTTAAATGCTCTTTCAAACTCTTAGCAGCACCTCTTGGTATCGTATAAGAATGTTGTTTTACATTTAGCACAGCCATTAAATAATCGGTAGTCCATCCGCCGCCATTATAACGTACGTCAATAACAACACCTTTTTTTCCATGCCCGGCTGCCATCAACTCACGTTCAAAATGCTCAAAGCTTGTCCAGTTCATTCCCTGAATATGGATATATCCAAGTTCGCCATTAGAATACTTATCTGTTAACTTCTGACGTTCTTTAACCCAGGCTATATAGTTTTCTGCACTATTGCTTGACTCGGGTCTGATGATGACTTCTTTAGCACCGTCGGCTGACTTTACATTTAAATAGATTTTTTCGTTTGCAGTTCCATTTAACAACTCATACAAATTAGTTGTTTTAGTTAGTTGTGTGCCGTTAACAGCTTCGATAATATCGCCTGTATATAATTTACTGGTGGTTTTATCTGCCGGCATCTGGTTAATAACCGAAATAACTTCTAAACCTCCATTAGACACAGGCTTTACTTCTACCCCTAATAATCCGGTACGTTCTCTTTGTACATCGCTGCGGTCTTCACCCCTGTACATTCCCATGTGGCTGGCATTAATCTGTCCCAGCATCCAGTTAAATACCATCTTAAAGTCTTGTCTGGTAGATGCTTTAAGAGCCAAAGGCTTGTATTTTT of the Zhouia spongiae genome contains:
- a CDS encoding NAD(P) transhydrogenase subunit alpha, with amino-acid sequence MKKIGVLKEPSSLVVTCPYHIKPVKEQFTFYIEKGAGIESGYGDNLYTQEGAVICNTAKEVVEASDIILGYENINLSEFDDLDKKKFILGYDFLYNSQALSPFVEKKAELYSLHLLPRTTLAQSMDILSSTASILGYAAVLKAATACSVSIPMISGAGGTLKPARILVIGAGVAGLQAIATAKRLGAIVNAFDVRESSRTEVESLGASFVEIKGAVDSKNAGGYAVEQKEDYLQKVEQVLHEKALEVDIVICTAKLFGRKAPVLLKKQTVKQMKPGAVIVDLAAEMGGNCELVRKSETYKTDQNVTIIGDTNLLSAHASSVSFLLSNNFLSFLKYFNEYNQEEENLIINATQLVQDGQIVNQKIVTNTQN
- a CDS encoding NAD(P) transhydrogenase subunit alpha — encoded protein: MNQFFITDIDGIYVVIFSLFIGIEVIKNVPAIIHTPLMSGANAISGIILLGAIIQLMRVNPDDYMQILAAALAIVLATINITGGFFVTHRMLTMFTTAKNK
- a CDS encoding NAD(P)(+) transhydrogenase (Re/Si-specific) subunit beta translates to MKLIAGAGMTLAIIGTIILVLNQSSKITNVVFLVSALSVGTIIGRYLAYKVEMTGIPQLVSLFNAFGGMSAVIISLTEATISFGTPIKLLNELVLTSGAVLGAVSFSGSLIAYLKLSGVKSIKNFKVVKGLTVIVLVAIMLVSAFYFIIPDVHVPFTYFLIMVSFLSLCYGVVFSVPIGGADMPVLVSFLNAITGVATALAGIAFNSPIMMVGGILVGATGVFLTLEMCNAMNRSLKTVFAGNLTKKGTVNKDNAEVIDVQFSSPVELASILAFSKKVGIIPGYGMAVAQAQQVCYELQKRLMTRDVEVNYIIHPVAGRMPGHMNVLLAEANVDYQYIKDMDEVNDTMNTFDLVLVIGANDVVNPSAEEDKDCSIYGMPIIKAYQARQVIVLKRSMSAGYSGENNPLFGRQNCKLLLGDAKDSLANTLIELKKI